From a single Ignavibacteria bacterium genomic region:
- a CDS encoding dCMP deaminase family protein, protein MTKPRDPISWNECFMQMAYLMAMRSKDPNTQAGAVIVDQNKVIVGLGYNGFPRGIDEGKLPWSRSGGFTESKYAFVVHAEENAIYNANKSVHDCVLYCTLFPCNECTKTIIQNGIKKVIYASDKYHDDPIWIASRKLLDLAGVEYEQYIPGFELNLSEKGEH, encoded by the coding sequence ATGACAAAACCCCGTGACCCGATATCGTGGAATGAATGTTTTATGCAGATGGCATACCTGATGGCGATGAGATCGAAAGACCCGAACACTCAGGCAGGTGCAGTAATTGTTGATCAGAACAAGGTAATTGTGGGTTTGGGATACAACGGTTTCCCGAGAGGGATCGACGAGGGGAAACTTCCATGGTCAAGAAGTGGTGGCTTTACGGAATCGAAGTATGCGTTTGTAGTACATGCCGAAGAAAATGCCATTTACAACGCCAATAAATCTGTTCACGATTGTGTTTTATACTGCACTCTTTTCCCCTGCAACGAATGCACAAAGACAATTATACAGAACGGGATAAAAAAAGTAATCTACGCCTCGGATAAATATCACGATGACCCGATTTGGATCGCATCAAGAAAACTGCTGGATCTGGCGGGGGTGGAATATGAACAGTATATTCCCGGGTTCGAACTGAATCTCTCCGAAAAAGGTGAACACTAA
- the ppc gene encoding phosphoenolpyruvate carboxylase, with translation MFKPTLSEIENYAKDSSLSSTIRDLGILLGEVIKEQEGQKVFESVEELRSLTKQLRNSYNGETVEKIKEIIAALSIDEAIRVVKAFSIYFILVNAADEIYTLRKNRERQGAHRAEEPGTFDHTLATLKNNGLDEKELSLLLKKIEITPVFTAHPTEASRQTVMRKILKICNLLILRDEKNYRHFGIIQKLKAEITLLWQTNDVRTHKVSVSDEVQRGLFFLKDVLYDRVEEFYHLFNYALHSSGYQLSAADPVVRFGSWIGGDRDGHPFVTPALTRETLLQHKEEIIRLYRQDLDRLYTNLSNSVNHVPVSKALNSSINSDVKSLNTGDHPWYRDASELYRKKLLLIYEKLGRTLSGSEGGYPDASDLVDDLALMAESLRENKGELIADTILQPFIYKVKTFGFHFVKIDIRQNSALVREAIEEILFLTAASPNFRNLPEEQKIKVLRDEILSPRPLINSFSSLSERTAQVLEEISLIRWAKENISKNAGKDYIISNCSKVSDILSVLLLARESGLVKVEEERIVASDIDILPLFETINDLQESTSILKELFDLRVFRRHLRLRGRVQKVMIGYSDSNKDGGIVTSNFELFKAQRGISQLCSEYKIEPVIFHGRGGSISRGGGPVYDSIMANPQGTLQGKIKITEQGEMISAKYLIPETALKSLEITTSAVILKTAEPAPDPQEELLRNQNITLFDKISASAYKKYRSLVEHPGFTEYFRSATPIDVIEQLEIGSRPGSRRVTGDLSALRAIPWVFAWTQNRNTISGWFGYGSAIEDAIINEDASEAELVKLYNNWDFFKVLTENVEMVLFKTDMMIGREYSLLAKSPAAPEIFRMIKDEYDRSVSAVLLLTGEKYLLGNNKNLQRRLQLRNPYIDPVSFIQLRFIREWRKGNDHAENDDLTTLLRSTVNGIAAGIKNTG, from the coding sequence ATGTTCAAACCAACCCTTTCAGAAATTGAGAATTACGCAAAAGATTCCTCCCTGAGTTCGACAATTCGCGACCTTGGCATCCTTCTCGGTGAAGTGATTAAGGAACAGGAGGGACAAAAGGTTTTTGAAAGCGTTGAAGAGCTCCGGTCTCTCACTAAACAACTCAGAAACTCGTATAACGGGGAAACGGTTGAAAAAATCAAGGAAATCATCGCTGCCCTTTCAATTGATGAAGCCATAAGGGTGGTGAAAGCCTTCTCCATCTACTTTATTCTTGTGAATGCTGCCGACGAAATCTATACCCTGAGAAAAAACAGGGAAAGGCAGGGTGCCCACAGAGCAGAGGAACCTGGTACCTTCGACCACACACTGGCAACCTTGAAAAATAACGGATTGGATGAAAAAGAGCTTTCCCTCCTTTTAAAGAAAATTGAAATTACTCCCGTATTTACTGCGCACCCCACGGAAGCCTCCCGCCAGACTGTAATGCGTAAAATTCTCAAAATTTGCAATCTTCTGATTCTCAGAGATGAGAAAAACTACCGACACTTCGGAATAATTCAAAAACTGAAGGCGGAGATTACACTTCTCTGGCAGACTAATGATGTAAGAACCCACAAGGTTTCTGTGAGTGATGAGGTTCAGAGAGGTCTCTTTTTCCTTAAAGATGTACTCTATGACCGGGTAGAAGAGTTTTATCACCTTTTCAATTATGCACTCCACTCATCCGGTTATCAGCTCTCTGCGGCTGACCCTGTGGTAAGGTTTGGCTCCTGGATCGGTGGTGACCGCGACGGGCATCCGTTTGTTACCCCGGCACTTACCCGCGAAACTCTTCTCCAGCATAAAGAGGAGATTATCAGGCTCTACAGGCAGGATCTCGACAGGCTTTACACGAATCTTAGCAATTCCGTCAACCATGTCCCCGTTTCAAAAGCTCTTAATTCATCGATCAACAGTGATGTGAAATCGCTGAATACCGGCGATCACCCCTGGTACAGGGACGCCTCGGAACTCTACCGTAAAAAACTTCTTCTCATTTATGAGAAACTCGGAAGAACACTCTCCGGAAGTGAAGGCGGTTACCCCGATGCTTCTGATTTGGTGGATGACCTTGCTCTTATGGCAGAGAGCCTCAGGGAAAACAAAGGTGAATTGATAGCGGATACAATTCTGCAACCGTTTATTTACAAAGTGAAAACCTTTGGATTTCATTTTGTGAAGATAGATATCAGACAAAATTCAGCCCTTGTAAGGGAGGCAATTGAAGAAATTCTCTTCCTCACCGCAGCATCGCCGAATTTCAGAAATCTCCCTGAAGAGCAAAAAATAAAGGTTTTGCGGGATGAAATATTGTCACCAAGACCGTTGATCAACTCTTTTTCCAGTCTCTCAGAGAGGACAGCTCAGGTACTCGAGGAGATATCCCTGATCAGATGGGCAAAAGAGAATATATCAAAAAATGCAGGAAAAGACTACATTATCAGCAACTGTTCCAAAGTCAGTGATATTCTGTCTGTTCTCCTCCTTGCCAGAGAATCAGGACTTGTAAAAGTTGAAGAGGAAAGAATAGTTGCATCGGATATCGATATACTTCCGCTGTTCGAGACAATAAACGATTTACAGGAATCAACCTCAATTCTTAAAGAACTCTTTGATCTGAGAGTCTTTCGAAGACATCTAAGGCTAAGGGGCAGAGTACAAAAAGTGATGATTGGCTACTCCGACAGCAACAAGGACGGCGGAATCGTAACTTCCAATTTCGAACTCTTCAAGGCTCAGAGAGGTATTTCACAACTTTGCAGCGAATATAAAATAGAGCCGGTTATTTTTCATGGCAGGGGAGGCAGCATCTCCCGCGGTGGCGGTCCTGTTTATGATTCCATTATGGCAAATCCTCAAGGAACGCTTCAGGGGAAGATTAAAATAACCGAACAGGGTGAAATGATCTCAGCAAAATATCTCATCCCCGAAACCGCCTTGAAATCACTCGAAATTACCACCTCAGCCGTTATACTCAAAACTGCGGAACCTGCTCCGGACCCGCAGGAAGAACTTCTGAGGAATCAGAATATCACCCTTTTTGATAAGATATCAGCCTCGGCATATAAAAAATACCGCTCTCTGGTCGAGCATCCCGGGTTTACGGAGTATTTTCGCTCTGCAACCCCCATTGATGTCATTGAACAACTTGAGATCGGTTCCCGACCGGGATCCAGAAGAGTTACCGGTGACCTCTCGGCTCTCAGGGCAATTCCCTGGGTTTTTGCATGGACACAAAACCGGAACACAATTTCAGGCTGGTTTGGATATGGCTCGGCAATTGAAGATGCCATTATTAACGAGGATGCTTCAGAAGCTGAACTCGTAAAACTCTACAACAACTGGGATTTTTTCAAAGTCTTGACGGAAAATGTAGAAATGGTTCTTTTTAAGACGGACATGATGATCGGAAGGGAATATTCTCTGCTGGCAAAAAGTCCGGCAGCACCGGAAATATTCAGGATGATTAAGGATGAATACGACAGGTCGGTAAGTGCCGTTCTTCTTCTCACAGGTGAGAAATATCTTCTCGGCAACAATAAAAACCTCCAAAGAAGGCTTCAACTTCGGAATCCCTATATTGATCCCGTAAGTTTTATTCAATTAAGGTTTATCCGTGAGTGGCGAAAAGGGAACGATCATGCAGAAAACGACGATCTCACGACACTTCTTCGTTCGACCGTGAACGGTATTGCAGCAGGAATCAAAAATACGGGCTGA
- a CDS encoding HAD family hydrolase, translated as MALKYKLFIFDIDGTLTSTNQLIFDSFNHINSKYFGKILSPDEVIALFGPTEEEIIVELFGDNAEKAISDYFVYYKENHNIASLHDGIENLLDHIIENGGRIAAFTGKGRRSAEITLKELGVFEKVELLISGDDVIQKKPSGEGILTILKKLEIKPEEAIMIGDSSADIKAAREAGVAVASVLWDCWTPELVMKMNNGMLFNTVEELHNHISG; from the coding sequence ATGGCACTGAAATATAAACTCTTTATTTTCGATATCGATGGTACACTTACCTCGACAAATCAGTTGATATTTGACTCATTCAACCACATTAACAGCAAATATTTCGGTAAAATCCTCTCCCCGGATGAGGTAATCGCTCTATTTGGTCCCACTGAAGAGGAAATCATCGTGGAGTTGTTTGGAGACAACGCTGAAAAAGCTATTTCCGATTACTTTGTCTATTACAAGGAGAACCACAATATTGCATCCCTGCATGACGGTATCGAAAACCTGCTGGATCATATTATCGAAAATGGAGGCAGAATTGCGGCTTTCACAGGAAAAGGGAGAAGATCAGCAGAGATTACCCTGAAAGAACTTGGCGTTTTCGAAAAAGTTGAGTTACTTATATCCGGTGATGATGTTATTCAAAAAAAACCGTCGGGCGAAGGCATTCTGACAATTCTTAAAAAACTTGAGATTAAACCCGAAGAAGCAATTATGATCGGCGATTCTTCGGCAGATATAAAAGCAGCAAGGGAAGCCGGTGTAGCTGTTGCATCTGTGCTTTGGGACTGCTGGACACCGGAACTTGTAATGAAAATGAACAACGGGATGCTTTTTAATACTGTGGAAGAGCTTCACAACCACATTTCCGGCTGA
- a CDS encoding PQQ-binding-like beta-propeller repeat protein — protein MIRSKILLLILFIAAYSAGGQNLKFAWLTDIHVGYAKSDSVILKQIDRINSQNDVGFVVITGDISETGKWEELERAQKLLSKLNKRFLIIPGNHDTKWSDMGGMEFPAIFGDNKFRFDTLNYVFIGLNSGIVLRGGGGHVVPEDIDWLEKQLKNIPDNKEIYFFIHHPLDGDVDNWYKVTNLLRKKNLKSIFVGHGHANKKMEFDMLPAFMGVGSTSKTKLYGFNFVDLTKKEMKITCIASLRGDSSFVDTVFTWFDESKVPGINPVPTDSLDFIDYKETKIIKKIDLGKTMVSAPVPHKDGILVPTLEGVLFNLDKNLTTLWWVDLQAHLVSTPVVVGKQVFAGNAGGDLYQIDLESGEVLQTLGLNEPITSRLVSFPVYFRDRQTTALLFGTANGTIYAYEASTLTPMWKNSDAKGRIESLPVVINDRVIFSAWDGMAYCIDLRTGKLNWKWSENVNFYYSTASCTPVTNGDYIWFVSPDKSVSCVDVLLGKTQWSTKEFNAWESLGLSEDGKTLFIKSIENEFHTVNALTGKKIKTHKVKWGLDTNPVQIKEFDKSAIFGLKNGNFLRFQKDKFTNLFYLGQARALTVEKFGDLFIASNMDGTILLFKLK, from the coding sequence ATGATTAGATCGAAGATTTTATTACTAATTCTTTTTATCGCCGCATACTCTGCAGGCGGGCAAAATCTCAAATTTGCGTGGCTTACCGATATTCATGTGGGATATGCAAAATCCGATTCTGTGATCCTGAAACAAATCGACAGGATTAACTCGCAGAATGATGTTGGATTTGTGGTTATCACCGGTGATATTTCCGAGACAGGAAAGTGGGAGGAACTTGAAAGAGCCCAAAAACTCCTTTCAAAACTGAATAAAAGGTTTTTAATTATTCCCGGCAACCACGATACAAAGTGGTCGGATATGGGTGGAATGGAATTTCCCGCCATTTTTGGTGACAATAAATTCCGGTTCGACACACTCAATTATGTATTTATCGGATTGAATTCCGGTATTGTTCTACGAGGTGGCGGTGGTCATGTAGTTCCTGAGGATATCGACTGGCTCGAAAAACAGCTCAAAAACATCCCTGATAACAAGGAAATCTACTTCTTTATTCACCATCCCCTCGATGGAGATGTGGACAACTGGTATAAGGTGACAAATCTTCTTCGCAAAAAGAATCTTAAATCCATCTTTGTTGGTCACGGGCATGCGAACAAGAAGATGGAATTTGACATGCTTCCCGCTTTTATGGGAGTTGGCTCCACATCAAAAACAAAGCTTTACGGCTTTAACTTCGTTGATCTTACAAAAAAAGAGATGAAGATAACCTGTATTGCTTCGTTAAGAGGGGATTCATCTTTCGTCGATACCGTATTTACATGGTTTGACGAGTCAAAAGTGCCCGGAATAAATCCAGTGCCAACCGATTCACTGGACTTCATCGACTACAAGGAAACCAAAATAATTAAAAAAATAGACCTTGGTAAAACCATGGTTTCTGCTCCGGTCCCTCATAAAGACGGAATCCTTGTGCCAACACTGGAAGGGGTTCTCTTCAATCTGGATAAAAATCTCACCACTCTTTGGTGGGTCGACCTTCAGGCACATCTCGTATCAACCCCTGTTGTGGTGGGAAAACAGGTTTTTGCCGGGAATGCAGGTGGCGACCTTTATCAGATTGACCTTGAATCGGGTGAGGTTCTTCAAACTCTCGGTTTAAATGAACCGATTACATCAAGGCTCGTTTCCTTTCCTGTATATTTCAGAGACAGACAAACAACAGCACTCCTTTTTGGAACCGCAAATGGTACAATCTACGCCTATGAAGCGTCAACACTTACACCGATGTGGAAAAACTCCGATGCAAAAGGAAGAATCGAATCACTTCCTGTTGTTATTAATGACCGTGTAATATTCTCTGCATGGGACGGAATGGCTTATTGTATCGACTTGCGCACGGGTAAACTTAACTGGAAATGGTCGGAAAATGTAAACTTTTACTATTCAACCGCAAGTTGCACCCCCGTCACAAACGGAGATTACATCTGGTTTGTTTCTCCCGATAAAAGTGTTTCATGTGTGGATGTGCTGCTTGGGAAAACCCAGTGGAGCACCAAGGAATTTAATGCATGGGAGTCATTGGGACTCAGCGAAGATGGGAAGACACTTTTTATCAAGTCAATCGAAAACGAATTCCACACCGTAAATGCTCTTACAGGAAAGAAGATCAAGACTCACAAAGTGAAGTGGGGGCTCGATACAAATCCTGTTCAAATCAAAGAATTCGATAAAAGTGCAATATTTGGGCTGAAAAACGGCAATTTTCTCCGTTTTCAGAAAGATAAGTTTACAAATCTCTTCTACCTCGGTCAGGCAAGAGCCTTAACTGTCGAGAAATTTGGTGATCTTTTTATTGCATCCAACATGGACGGGACAATCCTCCTTTTTAAATTAAAGTAG
- a CDS encoding proline--tRNA ligase codes for MRQSKSFIPTLKEVPNDAVVPSHVLMLRGGYVRALAAGIYSFLPLGYRVVKKVCEIIRQEMDAIGGQEFHLPALNPREIWEETGRVEAFGDTMYHLKNRDYVLAPTHEEIITFHARKVVKSYKDMPQTWYQIQTKFRNEARPRSGVIRGRQFLMKDSYSLDIDTDGLDKSYDLHDQAYRNIFSRVGLKFFVVGASSGAMGGSGSEEFMVGSDAGEDTVAHCEACGYAANVEVASSVITPVQRDNESKEIYEISTPNVKSIDELCAFLNINERQTAKSRVYIADGKAVLILMSGNDEVNETKLEKALGSGIRPAHPEELKEITGADAGSIGPIGFNGRIIADFRIRDCNNLFSGANKNDYHIGGIDFKRDVPTIEYADLRTVTSGEGCPKCGKPLGVFTAIELGHIFKLGTRYSAAMGATYLTEAGDEKPIVMGSYGIGVERVVACSIEQSHDEAGIIWNKAIAPFHVHLLGLNMKKEPVAEASEKIYSELLASGIEVLFDDRADAQAGFKFKDADLLGMPLQVIVGEKKLAENKVEIKVRKTGERLEAPLENLASTLKDLLEKL; via the coding sequence ATGCGACAAAGCAAATCATTTATACCGACACTTAAAGAAGTACCAAACGACGCCGTTGTACCGAGTCATGTCCTCATGCTGAGGGGTGGCTATGTAAGGGCACTTGCCGCCGGAATCTATTCATTTCTACCGCTCGGTTACCGGGTGGTTAAAAAAGTTTGTGAAATCATCCGTCAGGAGATGGATGCGATAGGTGGACAGGAATTTCACCTGCCGGCACTTAACCCAAGGGAAATCTGGGAAGAAACAGGCAGAGTTGAGGCATTTGGCGACACAATGTATCACCTCAAAAACAGGGATTATGTGCTCGCACCAACTCATGAAGAAATTATAACTTTCCATGCCCGTAAAGTGGTGAAATCTTACAAGGACATGCCGCAGACCTGGTACCAGATACAAACAAAATTCAGAAATGAGGCCAGACCAAGAAGCGGTGTGATTCGCGGAAGACAATTCCTGATGAAAGATTCCTACTCACTGGACATCGATACAGACGGTCTCGACAAGTCGTATGATCTTCATGATCAGGCTTACAGAAATATATTTTCAAGAGTTGGCTTAAAGTTTTTCGTCGTGGGTGCCTCAAGCGGTGCGATGGGTGGAAGTGGCAGTGAAGAATTCATGGTGGGTTCTGATGCCGGCGAAGATACAGTTGCACATTGTGAAGCCTGTGGATATGCAGCCAATGTTGAAGTGGCTTCATCTGTCATCACTCCGGTTCAAAGAGATAATGAATCAAAAGAAATTTACGAAATCAGCACACCGAATGTGAAATCGATCGATGAACTTTGTGCTTTCCTCAATATTAACGAGAGACAGACGGCAAAATCGAGGGTTTATATCGCTGACGGCAAAGCAGTTTTGATACTTATGTCAGGGAATGACGAGGTTAATGAAACCAAGCTTGAAAAAGCTCTCGGAAGCGGCATCAGACCTGCACATCCCGAAGAACTCAAAGAGATTACGGGTGCAGATGCAGGTTCCATCGGACCGATCGGTTTCAACGGCAGAATAATTGCCGATTTCAGGATTCGTGACTGCAACAATCTCTTCTCGGGTGCGAATAAAAACGATTACCACATCGGTGGCATCGACTTCAAGAGAGATGTTCCGACTATTGAATACGCCGATCTTCGTACTGTCACTTCCGGAGAAGGTTGCCCCAAATGTGGAAAGCCACTCGGTGTCTTCACAGCAATAGAACTCGGACACATTTTCAAACTCGGAACAAGATACTCCGCTGCCATGGGTGCAACTTACCTAACCGAAGCGGGTGATGAGAAACCGATCGTTATGGGCAGTTACGGAATTGGTGTCGAAAGAGTTGTCGCCTGCTCCATCGAACAAAGTCACGATGAAGCGGGTATAATCTGGAACAAGGCAATCGCTCCATTCCATGTCCACCTTCTTGGTTTGAACATGAAAAAGGAACCGGTTGCGGAAGCATCCGAAAAAATCTATTCTGAATTACTGGCATCTGGTATTGAAGTGCTTTTTGACGACAGAGCTGATGCACAGGCAGGTTTCAAATTTAAGGATGCAGACCTTCTCGGCATGCCTTTACAGGTGATTGTTGGCGAGAAAAAACTCGCTGAAAACAAAGTGGAGATAAAAGTCAGAAAAACGGGTGAAAGACTCGAAGCTCCTCTCGAAAACCTCGCTTCGACTCTCAAAGACCTGCTCGAAAAACTTTAA
- a CDS encoding ATP-binding protein: MNNYISRTAENTLLKYLSAFPVTGVTGPRQSGKSTMLSALLKDEYKYVTFDDPVTVAEFRDDPERFMRIYSDKVIFDEAQKAPEIFSYVKIAVDNDRDNYGKFILSGSSQFTLLKHISESLAGRIGLLSLLPLQFSEIPQKLHEESIFKGGYPELVKRDYQFGNEWYQAYINTYLEKDLRSISDIGNIRDFFRLIRFLAARCSQMINLSEIASELGVTVNTVKHWLSVLEASYIIWFLPPFYENLGKRIIKSPKLYFYDTGLVSFLTGIESQRQFENSILSGPLFENYIVSEVKKILEHNKLFWNLYYFRTSYGLETDLVIDKNSTRDWVEIKTSETFQKKYITAIEKTKSPEEKGFLIYKGISKPGTDGIEIKNYKDFLNEFQDTARPAHSS, encoded by the coding sequence ATGAACAATTATATCTCTCGAACCGCAGAAAATACTCTGCTCAAATATCTTTCAGCATTCCCTGTTACGGGTGTTACAGGACCCCGCCAGTCGGGTAAATCCACGATGCTTAGTGCTCTCCTCAAAGACGAGTACAAGTATGTGACATTTGATGACCCGGTGACAGTTGCTGAATTCAGGGATGATCCTGAAAGGTTTATGAGAATTTATAGTGACAAAGTTATCTTTGATGAGGCACAGAAAGCACCTGAAATATTTTCATATGTGAAAATCGCCGTTGACAATGACCGCGATAATTACGGCAAGTTTATCCTATCCGGTTCCTCTCAGTTCACTTTGCTGAAGCATATTTCTGAATCTCTCGCTGGAAGAATTGGTTTGCTTTCACTCCTTCCATTGCAGTTCAGCGAAATTCCCCAAAAACTTCACGAAGAATCGATATTTAAGGGGGGATACCCCGAGCTGGTGAAGAGAGATTATCAGTTTGGAAACGAGTGGTATCAGGCATATATCAATACCTATCTTGAAAAGGATTTAAGGTCGATCAGTGATATTGGGAATATCAGAGACTTTTTTAGGTTAATCAGATTCCTTGCTGCAAGATGCTCTCAAATGATTAATCTGTCCGAAATCGCCAGCGAGCTGGGAGTAACTGTAAATACTGTTAAACACTGGTTGTCGGTACTTGAGGCATCTTACATTATCTGGTTTCTGCCACCGTTTTATGAAAATCTTGGCAAACGGATAATAAAATCTCCAAAACTTTATTTTTACGACACCGGGTTGGTCTCTTTTCTCACCGGAATTGAATCACAAAGACAGTTTGAAAACAGTATCCTGTCCGGTCCACTGTTCGAAAATTATATAGTATCTGAAGTCAAAAAGATTCTTGAGCACAATAAGCTGTTTTGGAATCTCTACTATTTCAGAACATCATATGGATTGGAGACAGATCTTGTCATCGATAAAAATTCAACCAGAGATTGGGTCGAAATAAAAACAAGTGAGACATTCCAGAAAAAGTATATCACTGCTATTGAAAAAACCAAAAGCCCCGAAGAAAAAGGATTCCTGATTTATAAAGGGATTTCCAAACCGGGCACAGATGGCATAGAAATAAAAAACTACAAAGACTTCCTTAACGAATTTCAGGATACCGCAAGACCAGCTCATAGTTCATAG